The stretch of DNA CGCGGCCGCGATCCTGATCAAGGGCTACGTGGATGTCGGCGACGGGTTCGCGGCCGGGGTGATCGCCGCCCTCGGGATCCTGCTGCAGTACCTGGCCTTCGGCCGGGCGGCGGTCCGGCAGGCCCTGCCGGTGCGGCACGCGGCCAAGCTGGCCGTGGCCGGTCTGCTGCTGGCCCTGGCGGTCGCGTTCGTGCCCGTGCTGGCCGGCGGGGCGCCGCTGCAGCACGCCCCGGCGCCGGGGGCAGCCGTGGTCCACCTCGGCAGCCTGGAGCTGCTCACCGCCGTCGCCTTCGACGTCGGGGTGTTCGCCCTGGTCCTCGGGATGGCGGTGGCCACCATCGACCTCATCGCCGGGACCCCAACCGAGCGAGGTGGGCAACCATGAACCTGTTCGTGGCCCTGGTCGTGGCCGTCCTGTTCGGCACCGGCGCCAGCCTGCTGCTCAAGCCCGACCTGTTCCGGGTGGTGGCCGGGCTGATGCTCATCTCCAACGCGGCCAGCCTCACGGTGATCGCCTCGGGCCTGCGCCGCGGCCAGCCGCCCATCTACCCGCTGGTCCCCGGTGAGCCGGTCGCCGACCCGCTCACCCAGGCGATGACCCTGACCGCCCTCATCATCGGGTTCGCCACCACCGCCCTGCTGCTGGCCATGGCCTACCGGATCTACACCACCCACCGCAGCGTCGACCTGGACGACCTGTCGCGCAGCGAACGCAGCGCCGAGGAGGAGCTGGAGCGGGGCACGGCCGTGGAGCAGGTGGAGCCCGAGGAGGCCGAGGCCGAGCAGGAAACGGCCGGGACACCCCGATGAGCCTCCTGGTCGCCCCCCTGATGGTGCTGTGGCCGGCCGCCGCCGTGGCCACGCTGGCCGACGGCCGGCGCCGGCCGGTCGGCTGGGCCGCGGCCGGGGTGCTGGCCGCCGCGGTCGCCCTGCTGGCCGCGCTCGCCGTCCGGGTCGCGACCGGCGGGCCGGTCGAGGTGGTCGCCGGAGGCTGGCCCGCCGACGTC from Actinomycetota bacterium encodes:
- a CDS encoding MnhB domain-containing protein, giving the protein MTTVLTRMVARLLLAPVLMVAAAILIKGYVDVGDGFAAGVIAALGILLQYLAFGRAAVRQALPVRHAAKLAVAGLLLALAVAFVPVLAGGAPLQHAPAPGAAVVHLGSLELLTAVAFDVGVFALVLGMAVATIDLIAGTPTERGGQP
- a CDS encoding sodium:proton antiporter — encoded protein: MNLFVALVVAVLFGTGASLLLKPDLFRVVAGLMLISNAASLTVIASGLRRGQPPIYPLVPGEPVADPLTQAMTLTALIIGFATTALLLAMAYRIYTTHRSVDLDDLSRSERSAEEELERGTAVEQVEPEEAEAEQETAGTPR